The following are encoded together in the Bradymonas sediminis genome:
- a CDS encoding HD domain-containing phosphohydrolase produces the protein MKLTVISGPDVGLMRRFVARQCLGVGRGARNDLILSDGYVSNTHGELCFEDGGLVYRDLRSRHGTLVRVGEESVQLKDASAAQHIFVNDGAEIQVGRTLMRVEFEKIHVRDSGDMLGGGGPPISRPNRGADIDDYVDDTSEVKIKEWAETSPSVSTEMAKNFGGGARVGGPRLGSSNARPVARGPRETMITTAMPGVQTIPQNLARNDDSLAILFRLAGELNSQTQLDDILRLIVDAIFDAFDAANFFAITLADEPEDIAAAEPFLTRVRGKLPGKKDKEQGPLLSKSILRQVVESRESVLFVRDSLGDNISQSILDAQITACLCAPLQGQHSLLGIMQVDTRGMGGLFSKADLDLFSVFASNVAFALERAQLSDNIVEIFESFVAASVNAIEARDPTTAGHSQRVADYTVEFAETVNEVQAGVLAEVHMDRRELKELRYAALLHDFGKIAVPESVLGKEKRLAPDHLVLLAQRFETVKTLHYQRLIRGHFGKQQDALSAAHFQELEARYARDCAKIDQDLAFIMRVAEAPFLEDAQIERIKQIGARHYIGVDGKRCPLLTPFEVENLCIRRGTLNPEQWESMRSHARRSEQYLEQIPWGKELKKVPCIAGAHHEKLDGSGYPNGLVGPDILPQVRMLTIADIFDALTAADRPYRKAATADGAVRVLRMEAEDNKLDKDLVEVFALRVVPKLNLSGR, from the coding sequence GTGAAGCTGACAGTGATCAGCGGCCCGGATGTTGGATTGATGCGTCGGTTCGTCGCGCGGCAATGTCTTGGCGTGGGGCGAGGGGCGCGAAACGACCTGATTTTGAGCGACGGCTATGTCTCCAATACCCACGGGGAGCTGTGTTTCGAAGACGGTGGGTTGGTCTATCGGGACCTGCGCAGCCGTCACGGAACCCTGGTGCGGGTGGGCGAGGAGTCGGTTCAGCTCAAAGATGCGTCGGCGGCGCAGCATATTTTTGTGAACGACGGCGCCGAGATTCAGGTCGGTCGCACGCTGATGCGCGTGGAGTTCGAGAAGATTCACGTGCGCGACAGCGGCGATATGTTGGGCGGCGGGGGGCCGCCCATCTCCAGGCCAAATCGCGGCGCGGATATCGACGACTATGTCGATGACACCAGCGAGGTGAAGATCAAGGAGTGGGCCGAAACCAGCCCGAGCGTCTCCACCGAGATGGCCAAAAATTTCGGGGGCGGCGCGCGGGTGGGCGGACCGCGGCTGGGTTCTTCCAACGCGCGCCCGGTCGCGCGCGGGCCGCGCGAGACGATGATCACCACGGCGATGCCCGGGGTCCAGACGATCCCGCAGAACCTGGCGCGCAATGACGACAGCCTGGCGATTCTTTTCCGGCTGGCCGGCGAGCTAAATAGTCAGACCCAATTGGATGATATTCTTCGGCTGATCGTGGACGCGATCTTCGACGCCTTTGACGCGGCCAACTTCTTCGCGATCACCCTGGCCGACGAGCCCGAGGATATCGCCGCCGCCGAGCCCTTTTTGACCCGGGTGCGCGGAAAATTGCCGGGCAAAAAGGATAAGGAGCAGGGCCCGCTGTTGAGCAAGAGCATCTTGCGCCAGGTGGTCGAGAGCCGCGAGAGCGTGCTCTTTGTGCGCGATTCGCTGGGCGACAATATCAGTCAATCCATCCTCGACGCCCAGATCACAGCGTGTCTATGCGCGCCGCTGCAGGGCCAGCATTCGCTGTTGGGCATCATGCAGGTCGATACCCGCGGCATGGGCGGGCTGTTCTCAAAGGCCGACCTCGACCTGTTTAGCGTCTTCGCCTCCAACGTGGCCTTCGCCCTGGAGCGCGCGCAACTGTCGGACAATATCGTCGAGATATTTGAGAGCTTCGTGGCCGCCAGCGTCAACGCGATCGAGGCGCGTGACCCGACCACCGCCGGTCATAGCCAGCGGGTCGCCGATTATACCGTGGAGTTCGCCGAGACGGTCAACGAGGTTCAGGCCGGCGTGCTCGCCGAGGTTCATATGGACCGCCGGGAGCTTAAGGAACTGCGCTACGCGGCGCTGCTGCATGATTTCGGCAAGATCGCGGTCCCCGAGAGCGTCCTGGGCAAAGAAAAGCGGCTGGCCCCCGACCACCTGGTGCTGCTCGCCCAGCGCTTCGAGACGGTCAAGACCCTTCACTATCAGCGCCTGATCCGCGGGCATTTCGGCAAGCAGCAAGATGCCTTGAGCGCCGCGCATTTTCAGGAGCTCGAGGCGCGCTACGCCCGTGACTGCGCCAAGATCGACCAGGACCTGGCCTTCATCATGCGGGTCGCCGAAGCCCCGTTTTTGGAGGACGCCCAGATCGAGCGGATCAAGCAAATCGGCGCGCGTCATTATATCGGGGTCGACGGCAAGCGCTGCCCGCTGCTGACCCCCTTTGAGGTCGAAAATCTCTGCATTCGCCGCGGCACGCTGAACCCGGAGCAATGGGAGAGCATGCGCTCCCATGCGCGCCGAAGTGAGCAATATCTTGAGCAGATCCCGTGGGGTAAAGAGCTCAAGAAAGTGCCGTGCATCGCCGGCGCCCACCACGAAAAGCTCGACGGCAGCGGTTATCCCAACGGGCTGGTCGGCCCGGATATTTTGCCCCAGGTTCGCATGTTGACCATCGCCGATATCTTCGACGCCCTCACCGCGGCCGACCGCCCCTACCGAAAGGCCGCGACCGCCGACGGCGCGGTGCGCGTGCTGCGCATGGAGGCCGAGGATAATAAGCTGGATAAAGATCTGGTGGAGGTGTTCGCGCTTCGCGTGGTCCCGAAATTGAATCTCTCGGGGCGCTGA
- a CDS encoding serine/threonine-protein kinase produces the protein MFGRYELVAHLATGGMAEIFLARERGLAGLERLVVIKRILPKLAGDASFVDMFLREARIIARLSHPNVIQIFELGEENGNYYIAMEYIHGSTVREMQVLAEKAGSVLPVEVTCSVLDQAARGLHAAHELRGLDGNPLGLIHRDISPHNLMCTTEGFVKVLDFGVAKASRGVEATHSGHLKGKFAYMSPEQCQGHKLDRRADVFALGIVIWESLTGKRLFKREKDLDMMRAVVQEPSPAPSDYNARVPAEVDRVVLRALHKDREQRYQTAEAFRSELMQACRDQRIRYGEDILAKYLEELAGVELKNRQATLQDALERSLTSNEQRGLLHRTGSGSRSNMERPLDEHGAATVVAGARRAALPQPYHPNILTGEDATPPSPTRSRSGFSQNRRALLRSDLSQPSPSRPASPQPTPSPVSRAQSAPHPSAPTPSSARRDDLREDTQQHAQANAPAASQGGGPANPPAAPSQQRTIWFGAGVLVLVLAALALFIVNPFTPGEETSTSAEHASKQAPVLLGETLRIGWAPIAPHDLLFPEVSLLTPYLEKTLQRPISAEITPSYEALSEGLRSGKYDIAMLPPLLYVQTQAAEPKIQFLALRQFGGATSSDSLLVTRMDSSMRALKDLENKVFCFTDRGSTTGYFLPRALLRRNGYDPETFIKEIVWSGDHIQVLRDLLDGKCDVAATYSGSYLSADTFGVPITRIRIIQVAGHVPQDTVAASPMLPASVANQLRDALLAFDPQKEYGVPEIGEVLRISGFSEGSDDDFEDLRKSLKYYDEAAKKAGTKP, from the coding sequence ATGTTTGGCCGCTATGAATTGGTCGCCCACCTGGCGACCGGGGGCATGGCCGAGATATTTCTTGCCCGCGAGCGCGGCCTGGCCGGCCTGGAGCGGCTGGTCGTCATCAAGCGCATCCTGCCGAAGCTGGCGGGCGACGCGTCCTTCGTCGATATGTTCCTGCGCGAGGCGCGCATCATCGCGCGGCTGAGCCACCCGAACGTCATCCAGATTTTTGAGCTCGGCGAAGAGAACGGCAATTATTATATCGCCATGGAATATATCCACGGCAGCACCGTGCGCGAGATGCAGGTACTGGCCGAGAAGGCCGGCTCGGTGCTGCCGGTCGAGGTGACCTGCTCGGTGCTCGACCAGGCGGCGCGCGGCCTGCACGCCGCCCACGAGCTGCGCGGCCTGGACGGCAACCCCCTGGGGCTGATTCACCGCGACATCTCCCCGCATAACCTGATGTGCACCACCGAGGGCTTCGTCAAAGTCCTGGACTTTGGCGTCGCCAAGGCGTCTCGCGGCGTTGAGGCGACCCACTCGGGGCACCTCAAGGGCAAATTCGCCTATATGTCGCCGGAGCAATGCCAGGGGCATAAGCTCGACCGCAGGGCGGATGTCTTCGCGCTGGGCATCGTCATCTGGGAGTCGCTGACCGGAAAACGGCTTTTCAAGCGCGAGAAAGACCTCGATATGATGCGCGCGGTGGTTCAGGAGCCGAGCCCCGCACCCAGTGATTATAACGCGCGGGTGCCGGCCGAGGTTGACCGCGTGGTGCTGCGCGCGCTGCACAAAGACCGCGAGCAGCGCTACCAGACCGCCGAGGCGTTTCGCAGCGAGTTGATGCAGGCCTGTCGCGACCAGCGCATTCGCTACGGCGAAGATATCCTGGCCAAATACCTCGAAGAGCTCGCCGGCGTGGAGCTGAAGAACCGTCAGGCGACCCTGCAGGATGCCCTGGAGCGCTCGCTCACATCGAACGAGCAGCGCGGCTTGTTGCACCGCACCGGGTCGGGGTCGCGCTCGAATATGGAGCGCCCGTTGGATGAGCACGGGGCGGCGACCGTGGTCGCCGGCGCCCGGCGCGCGGCCCTGCCGCAGCCCTATCACCCGAATATCCTCACCGGTGAGGACGCGACTCCGCCCTCGCCGACCCGCAGCCGCTCGGGCTTCTCCCAAAACCGACGCGCGCTGCTGCGCTCAGACCTGTCACAGCCAAGCCCGTCGCGCCCGGCCTCGCCTCAGCCGACCCCGTCGCCAGTGAGCCGCGCGCAATCGGCGCCGCACCCTTCGGCCCCGACGCCCTCGTCGGCGCGCCGCGACGACTTGCGCGAAGATACCCAACAACACGCCCAGGCCAACGCCCCAGCGGCGAGCCAGGGCGGCGGGCCGGCCAACCCGCCCGCCGCGCCCAGCCAGCAGCGGACCATCTGGTTCGGCGCAGGCGTGCTTGTTCTGGTGCTGGCCGCCCTGGCGCTCTTTATCGTCAACCCATTCACCCCGGGCGAGGAGACCTCGACAAGCGCCGAGCACGCCTCGAAGCAGGCGCCGGTCTTGCTCGGCGAGACGCTGCGCATTGGCTGGGCGCCCATCGCCCCGCACGACCTCTTATTCCCCGAGGTCTCGCTGCTCACGCCCTATCTTGAGAAGACCCTGCAGCGCCCAATCTCGGCCGAGATCACGCCGAGCTACGAGGCCCTGTCGGAGGGCTTGCGCAGCGGCAAATACGATATCGCGATGCTCCCGCCGCTGCTCTATGTCCAGACCCAGGCGGCCGAGCCCAAGATCCAATTCCTGGCGCTGCGCCAATTCGGGGGCGCGACCTCCAGCGACTCCCTGCTGGTCACCCGCATGGACTCGAGCATGCGCGCCCTCAAAGACCTCGAGAATAAGGTCTTCTGCTTCACCGACCGCGGCTCAACCACCGGCTATTTCCTGCCGCGCGCGCTGCTGCGCCGCAACGGATATGACCCGGAGACCTTCATCAAAGAGATCGTGTGGAGCGGCGACCATATCCAGGTCCTGCGCGACCTCTTGGACGGGAAATGCGACGTCGCGGCGACCTATTCGGGCTCATACCTCAGCGCCGACACCTTTGGCGTGCCCATCACGCGCATCCGCATCATCCAGGTCGCCGGACACGTCCCCCAGGACACCGTCGCCGCCAGCCCGATGCTCCCGGCTTCGGTCGCGAATCAACTGCGCGACGCCCTTCTGGCCTTCGACCCCCAGAAGGAATACGGCGTGCCCGAAATTGGCGAAGTGCTTCGAATCAGTGGGTTTTCCGAGGGGTCGGACGACGATTTCGAAGACCTTCGAAAGTCGCTCAAATATTACGACGAAGCCGCTAAGAAGGCGGGGACCAAGCCCTGA
- the glp gene encoding gephyrin-like molybdotransferase Glp, whose product MQHFISVEEARERILARLTPLGAERVFLAQAAGRILAEPIAAPADTPRFAHSSRDGFALRFQDIQGETGALELVGSSAAGAPSEREVGPGQAARITTGAPLPGGADTVVMLEYCSVDAAANLLTLDAPEAVKMAQWVRQVGEDMAAGEVILEPGVRLGAADVGLLAGFGRPMVNVTRKPRVAIVSTGDELVDPGTPPGPAQIVNSNAYLLAALVEEYGGVAQILPIAPDDEDAIRQAFDAAIAGADLVLSSGGMSVGEFDLTRPIVDELTGGMHFWKIRIKPGKPLAFGVARADTAPTPLLGLPGNPNACFVGFHQFVRPALDLLSGDGAQVAADPGAPLASIPATLATAVKTTPRRRVYLSGRLEEPGPDATGARPIFYPTPNQNSGNLRLFCQATAFGIVDEGVSELNAGDEIRVEKL is encoded by the coding sequence ATGCAACACTTTATCAGCGTCGAAGAGGCGCGCGAACGTATCCTGGCGCGCCTAACCCCCCTGGGCGCCGAGCGCGTTTTCCTGGCTCAGGCCGCCGGTCGCATCCTCGCCGAACCCATCGCAGCCCCGGCGGACACCCCGCGCTTTGCCCACTCCTCGCGCGACGGTTTTGCGCTTCGATTCCAAGATATTCAGGGCGAAACGGGCGCGCTTGAGCTCGTGGGTTCATCGGCCGCCGGGGCCCCCAGCGAGCGCGAAGTCGGCCCGGGCCAGGCCGCGCGCATCACCACCGGCGCGCCGCTGCCCGGCGGCGCGGACACCGTCGTGATGCTCGAATATTGCAGCGTCGACGCCGCCGCCAACCTGCTCACCCTCGACGCCCCCGAAGCCGTAAAAATGGCGCAATGGGTGCGCCAGGTGGGCGAAGATATGGCCGCAGGCGAAGTCATCCTCGAGCCGGGCGTGCGCCTGGGCGCGGCCGATGTCGGCCTGCTCGCCGGCTTTGGCCGCCCGATGGTAAACGTCACGCGCAAGCCGCGGGTCGCCATCGTGAGCACCGGCGACGAGCTGGTCGACCCGGGCACCCCGCCCGGCCCCGCCCAGATCGTCAACTCCAACGCCTACCTGCTCGCCGCGCTGGTTGAGGAATACGGCGGCGTCGCCCAGATCCTGCCCATCGCGCCCGACGACGAAGACGCGATTCGCCAGGCCTTCGACGCGGCCATCGCCGGGGCGGACCTGGTGTTGAGCAGCGGCGGGATGTCGGTCGGCGAGTTCGACCTGACCCGCCCGATCGTCGACGAGCTCACCGGCGGCATGCATTTTTGGAAGATCCGCATCAAGCCCGGAAAGCCGCTCGCCTTCGGCGTCGCCAGGGCCGACACGGCGCCGACGCCGCTGCTCGGGCTGCCGGGTAACCCCAACGCCTGCTTCGTCGGCTTTCACCAATTCGTGCGCCCCGCGCTCGACTTGCTCAGCGGTGACGGCGCGCAGGTGGCGGCCGACCCGGGCGCGCCGCTTGCGTCCATCCCGGCCACCCTGGCCACGGCGGTCAAGACAACCCCGCGCCGCCGCGTCTATTTAAGCGGTCGGCTCGAGGAGCCGGGCCCGGACGCCACCGGCGCGCGGCCGATCTTTTACCCCACGCCCAACCAGAACTCGGGCAACCTTCGCCTCTTCTGCCAGGCCACGGCCTTTGGCATCGTCGACGAAGGGGTCTCCGAGTTAAACGCCGGCGATGAGATTCGCGTCGAGAAGCTCTGA
- a CDS encoding Ig-like domain-containing protein: MHAPHLSRARRPRWSTKITRYAGVFLALSLLTSACADDDATADDGAQCSIDNPCPETQSCLQGVCIAREISQCTYDSDCPGGDYRCIDQTCKLPTPDAGTNPNNSSDTTGNNTLPDTTPGDAPRVISTSPANGDSDVALDTQLTIKFNEPMDPVSMNFYSLVFRDANNMSLDADIEYDAETYTTTLSPIEPLKPAEGYTLEIRSGVRNMGMVGVNPKVTVAFSTAYEEPAKHATLARTWAPLIYQGIDLNEGVTPNEQGDNIVNPTRPDADIPTRIDFDGNRSAVDNQSNSMRAATPINASIYYSVTESTSYYFLHYFLYYPSRYGVDTRAEHDFAGLLVVVDKATDKMLMTENVSLAAARELTNGFKPEGSPARVPGGDLGDRSMSTFPLSQLEDGTHFPLYVPAGSHEACHWYQTGRDGFCLHASAQFPGPSTGAAPGAARPTSGVVLRPGDTGQTFEQATKNADTGFWEMRYELLPIPSSLWTLRGNYDTDGLFELPFSYRPEGTDRPTGVGPDEVLMLPKNLQSNATDANGRLPFSWLATPGKRNQGQWLLDPVYIVENRYVLGASPSADYCYNFFLNIDNRASSAHPGCQD, translated from the coding sequence ATGCACGCCCCCCACCTGTCCCGAGCCCGCCGTCCTCGCTGGTCCACAAAAATCACGCGCTACGCGGGTGTTTTCCTCGCCCTATCGCTCCTCACGAGCGCCTGCGCCGACGACGACGCCACCGCCGACGACGGCGCGCAATGCTCCATCGACAATCCCTGCCCTGAGACTCAGAGTTGCCTGCAGGGGGTGTGCATCGCGCGCGAGATAAGCCAATGCACCTACGACTCGGATTGTCCGGGGGGCGATTATCGCTGCATCGACCAGACCTGCAAGCTGCCGACGCCCGACGCGGGGACCAACCCGAATAACAGCTCGGATACCACGGGCAATAATACTCTGCCGGACACGACGCCGGGCGACGCGCCGCGCGTTATCTCGACCAGCCCGGCCAACGGCGACAGCGACGTCGCGCTGGACACCCAACTCACGATTAAGTTCAACGAGCCGATGGACCCGGTTTCGATGAATTTCTATTCGTTGGTATTTCGAGACGCCAATAATATGAGCCTCGACGCCGACATAGAATACGACGCCGAGACCTACACCACCACGCTCTCCCCGATTGAGCCGCTCAAGCCGGCCGAGGGCTATACCCTCGAGATTCGCTCGGGGGTGCGCAATATGGGAATGGTCGGGGTGAACCCGAAGGTGACCGTGGCCTTCTCGACCGCATATGAGGAGCCGGCCAAGCACGCCACCCTCGCCCGCACCTGGGCCCCGCTTATCTACCAGGGCATCGACCTAAACGAGGGCGTCACCCCGAACGAGCAGGGCGATAATATCGTCAACCCGACGCGCCCGGACGCCGACATCCCGACCCGCATTGACTTCGATGGGAACCGCTCGGCGGTGGACAATCAGAGCAATTCGATGCGCGCCGCGACGCCCATCAACGCCTCGATCTATTATAGCGTGACCGAGTCCACCAGCTATTATTTCCTGCATTATTTCCTCTATTATCCGTCGCGCTACGGGGTCGACACCCGGGCGGAGCACGACTTCGCGGGGCTGCTGGTGGTGGTCGACAAGGCCACCGACAAGATGCTGATGACCGAGAACGTCTCGCTGGCCGCGGCGCGTGAGTTGACCAATGGATTTAAGCCCGAGGGCAGCCCGGCGCGGGTGCCCGGCGGCGACCTCGGGGACCGAAGCATGAGCACCTTCCCGCTCAGCCAGCTCGAAGACGGCACGCACTTCCCGCTCTATGTGCCGGCCGGCAGCCACGAGGCCTGCCATTGGTACCAGACCGGGCGAGACGGATTCTGCCTGCACGCCAGCGCGCAATTCCCGGGACCGTCGACCGGCGCAGCGCCCGGCGCGGCGCGCCCCACCAGCGGCGTCGTCCTTCGCCCGGGCGACACCGGCCAGACCTTTGAGCAGGCCACTAAAAATGCAGACACCGGGTTTTGGGAGATGCGCTACGAGCTGCTCCCCATCCCCAGTAGCCTGTGGACGCTGCGCGGCAATTACGACACCGACGGGCTCTTTGAGCTGCCGTTTTCCTATCGCCCCGAGGGCACGGATCGCCCGACCGGCGTGGGCCCCGACGAAGTCCTGATGCTGCCGAAGAACCTGCAGAGCAACGCCACCGACGCCAACGGGCGGCTGCCATTTAGCTGGCTGGCGACCCCGGGGAAGCGAAACCAGGGCCAATGGCTGCTCGACCCGGTCTATATCGTGGAGAACCGCTACGTCCTCGGCGCAAGCCCGTCGGCCGACTATTGCTATAATTTCTTCTTAAATATCGACAATCGCGCCAGCAGCGCACACCCGGGCTGCCAGGATTGA
- a CDS encoding DNA repair helicase XPB, with product MSYNPTNPLIVQSDRTVLLETANEKFEEARDALSIFAELVKSPEHIHTYRVSALSLWNASALGYSPSQVKEKLAEYSKYDVPDSLLFDIDDFMSRYGRIKLIAEDDEHWLISEDHLLLAEVVRQKKVEPFIEGEVKNGRVRVTKDQRGFVKHALIQVGYPIEDLAGYVEGDPIDINLRSPTLAGKEFGLRGYQKEAVDAFWAGGTERGGSGAIVLPCGAGKTVVAIGTMDVVKEMTLILTTNITALRQWRNEIIDKTDIDPDLVGEYSGENKEIKPITLTTYQILTYRRSKEDEFKHFGLFNEANWGLIVYDEVHLLPAPVFRAVANLQSRRRLGLTATLVREDGKEDEVFSLIGPKKYDVPWRVLEKKGFIATAQCIEMRVPFRDNELRLSYAMSEPREKYKLAATNPAKLEVVEMLLEKHKGEQILVIGQYLDQLDQIKELTGAPIITGRVPQPERDVLYKKFRSGEVPVLVVSKVANFAVDLPDASVAIQVSGTFGSRQEEAQRLGRVLRPKADNNTAHFYSVVTRDTTEQDYSNKRQLFLTEQGYRYHIETIT from the coding sequence ATGTCCTATAACCCCACAAATCCGCTCATCGTCCAGTCGGACCGAACCGTCCTCTTAGAGACGGCCAACGAAAAATTTGAAGAGGCACGCGATGCTCTTTCGATCTTCGCGGAGCTCGTGAAATCTCCCGAGCATATTCATACCTACCGGGTGTCCGCGCTCTCGTTGTGGAACGCGTCCGCCCTTGGTTATAGCCCATCTCAGGTCAAAGAAAAGCTCGCCGAATATAGCAAATATGACGTCCCCGACAGCCTGCTCTTCGACATCGACGATTTTATGTCCCGCTACGGGCGCATCAAATTGATCGCCGAAGATGACGAGCATTGGCTTATCAGTGAGGACCACCTTCTGCTAGCCGAGGTGGTGCGCCAGAAGAAGGTCGAGCCCTTTATCGAAGGCGAAGTCAAGAACGGCCGGGTGCGCGTGACCAAGGATCAGCGCGGTTTCGTCAAGCACGCCCTCATCCAGGTCGGCTACCCCATCGAGGACCTCGCCGGCTATGTCGAGGGTGACCCGATCGACATCAACCTACGCTCGCCCACCCTGGCAGGCAAAGAATTCGGCCTGCGCGGGTACCAAAAAGAAGCCGTCGACGCCTTCTGGGCTGGCGGCACCGAGCGCGGCGGCAGCGGCGCCATCGTGCTGCCCTGCGGCGCCGGCAAGACGGTTGTGGCCATCGGCACGATGGACGTCGTCAAAGAGATGACGCTCATCCTGACCACCAATATTACCGCGCTTCGCCAGTGGCGAAACGAGATCATCGACAAGACCGATATCGACCCCGACCTGGTCGGCGAGTACTCGGGTGAGAATAAGGAGATCAAACCGATCACCCTGACCACCTACCAGATCCTGACGTACCGGCGCAGCAAAGAGGACGAGTTCAAGCATTTCGGCCTGTTCAACGAGGCGAATTGGGGCCTGATCGTCTATGATGAGGTTCACCTTCTGCCGGCTCCGGTCTTCCGCGCCGTGGCCAACCTGCAGAGCCGCCGGCGCCTTGGCCTCACCGCCACCCTGGTGCGAGAGGACGGCAAGGAAGATGAGGTCTTTAGCCTCATCGGCCCCAAGAAATACGACGTCCCGTGGCGCGTGCTCGAGAAGAAAGGCTTTATCGCCACCGCTCAGTGCATCGAGATGCGCGTGCCCTTCCGCGACAATGAGCTTCGCCTGAGCTACGCGATGTCCGAGCCGCGCGAGAAATACAAGCTCGCCGCGACCAACCCGGCCAAGCTCGAGGTCGTCGAGATGCTGCTCGAGAAGCACAAAGGCGAGCAGATCCTGGTCATCGGCCAATACCTGGACCAGCTCGACCAGATCAAAGAATTGACCGGCGCCCCGATCATCACCGGGCGCGTGCCGCAGCCCGAGCGCGACGTGCTCTATAAGAAGTTCCGCAGCGGCGAAGTCCCGGTGCTCGTCGTCAGTAAGGTCGCAAACTTCGCGGTCGACCTGCCCGACGCCAGCGTCGCCATCCAGGTCTCGGGCACCTTCGGCAGCCGCCAGGAAGAAGCCCAGCGCCTCGGGCGAGTGCTTCGGCCCAAAGCCGACAATAACACCGCGCATTTCTATAGCGTGGTCACCCGCGACACCACCGAGCAGGACTATTCCAATAAGCGCCAGCTCTTCCTGACCGAGCAGGGCTATCGCTATCATATCGAGACGATCACCTGA
- a CDS encoding metallophosphoesterase, which yields MINPLKEVEVNRFVLRHPKVPEGLRGLTIAQITDVHLGRWVKARHMARVVDYVNASGADLVALTGDYIGYRAADIDPCIETLSQLSAPTYAVLGNHDHWADTERCLNAFERYKIPLLNNRSVVFDWKGTPMTIVGVDDHVTRHSDVDAAFEDYEDDKFCLTLNHVPAIAAPCAEMGGDLILSGHTHGFQFNIVGVTHRIAERMGTKYYAGPYRLGDSYLYISRGLGSASWPWRVRAEPELTFFELMPSPKVHLELVSSEPFRMEL from the coding sequence ATGATCAACCCTCTCAAAGAAGTTGAAGTAAATCGTTTCGTGCTGCGCCACCCCAAGGTGCCCGAGGGGCTGCGGGGGCTGACGATCGCCCAGATTACCGATGTCCATTTGGGACGCTGGGTCAAGGCGCGTCATATGGCGCGGGTGGTCGACTATGTCAACGCGTCGGGCGCCGATTTGGTGGCCCTCACGGGCGATTATATCGGCTATCGAGCCGCGGATATTGACCCCTGTATTGAGACCTTAAGTCAGCTGAGCGCGCCCACCTACGCCGTGCTGGGAAATCACGACCATTGGGCGGATACTGAACGCTGCCTCAACGCGTTCGAGCGCTATAAGATTCCACTTCTAAATAATAGGAGTGTGGTCTTCGATTGGAAGGGCACCCCGATGACCATCGTCGGGGTGGACGACCACGTCACGCGCCACTCGGACGTCGACGCGGCGTTTGAGGACTATGAGGACGATAAATTCTGCCTCACCCTGAACCACGTGCCGGCCATCGCCGCGCCGTGCGCCGAGATGGGCGGCGACCTGATCCTGAGCGGGCATACCCACGGCTTTCAATTCAATATCGTCGGGGTCACCCATCGAATCGCAGAACGCATGGGGACCAAATATTATGCCGGCCCCTACCGCCTGGGCGACAGCTACCTCTATATTAGCCGCGGGCTGGGGTCGGCCTCCTGGCCCTGGCGGGTGCGCGCCGAGCCGGAGTTGACCTTCTTCGAGCTGATGCCCAGCCCCAAGGTCCACCTGGAGCTGGTGTCCAGCGAGCCCTTCCGCATGGAGCTCTGA